One genomic region from Ptychodera flava strain L36383 chromosome 5, AS_Pfla_20210202, whole genome shotgun sequence encodes:
- the LOC139133595 gene encoding transmembrane protein 234 homolog codes for MLRMIYNAVWLTVVAFLWGATNPLIKQGSAGIDKIQKSNAVWQFVAEITFLATNWKYIVPFLINQSGSLVYYLTLASAGWWKLFTFTIVLTCRITNSLTFIFTTLTGKILGEKLVIKHL; via the exons gTTGAGAATGATCTATAATGCTGTGTGGTTGACAGTTGTTGCATTTCTATGGGGAGCCACAAACCCTCTCATCAAACAAGGAAGTGCTGGAATTGATAAGATCCAGAAATCCAATGCAGTCTGGCAGTTTGTGGCAGAGATTACATTTCTTGCAACGAATTGGAAG TACATTGTACCGTTTCTCATCAACCAGAGTGGTTCACTAGTTTATTACCTGACTCTGGCATCTGCAGGTTGGTGgaaattatttacatttacTATAGTACTG ACTTGTCGCATAACAAATTCACTGACATTTATTTTCACTACATTGACTGGAAAAATACTGGGAGAAAAATTGGTAATAAAG cacttatga